One Cucurbita pepo subsp. pepo cultivar mu-cu-16 chromosome LG09, ASM280686v2, whole genome shotgun sequence DNA window includes the following coding sequences:
- the LOC111802628 gene encoding SUPPRESSOR OF GAMMA RESPONSE 1 isoform X1: protein MKHNLFALYIRTQPSPCRCLLGVVFAFCRPSWLVDSNRIATKIRSASGTSHPRSVEWKSNPSRSCPNCQHTIDNSDVAQEWPGLPRGVKFDPSDQEIVWHLQAKVGIGGSRLHPFIDEFIPTVLEDDGICYTHPQKLPGVKQDGSVSHFFHRAIKAYNTGTRKRRKITGDDFGDVRWHKTGRTKPVVIDGVQKGCKKIMVLYMSFAKGGRAEKTNWVMHQYHLGTGEDERDGEYVISKIFYQQQNVKHGEVTEQEIPQIVDAVKVDPRTPKSATPEPPRVECRCVNVDQEQDSVVISTSALVEVPSESDKSDKHDTIKLDGCSVEVINDNENNIDEEPKWWEGESQNILNSQQLVEALSLCDDLLQSQSPPRDGNANNGASRSKSLFSEYSKLGPEDLKKDLEECQNLVLDPGNIELDTPPEFRLSQLDFGSQESFLAWGGKAE, encoded by the exons ATGAAGCATAACTTGTTTGCATTATATATAAGAACTCAACCCAGCCCATGTCGTTGCCTTCTTGGTGTTGTGTTTGCTTTCTGCAGACCATCATGGCTGGTAGATAGCAATAGAATTGCAACAAAAATTAGGAGTGCATCTGGAACCAGCCATCCTCGAAGTGTCGAATGGAAAAGCAACCCGAGCAGAAGTTGTCCAAATTGCCAACATACAATTGATAACAGTGAT GTTGCTCAAGAGTGGCCTGGATTACCTAGAGGAGTAAAATTTGATCCTTCTGATCAAGAAATTGTATGGCATCTGCAAGCCAAAGTTGGCATTGGTGGTTCAAGGCTGCATCCCTTTATTGATGAGTTCATACCAACTGTTCTTGAGGATGATGGCATATGCTATACCCATCCTCAAAAATTACCAG GTGTTAAGCAAGATGGCAGTGTATCTCACTTCTTTCACAGAGCAATCAAGGCATACAATACTGGAACTCGAAAGCGTCGGAAGATAACCGGCGATGATTTTGGTGATGTTCGCTGGCACAAGACCGGAAGGACAAAACCAGTGGTTATCGACGGGGTTCAGAAAGGGTGCAAGAAGATTATGGTTCTATACATGAGCTTTGCCAAAGGAGGTAGAGCTGAGAAAACCAATTGGGTTATGCACCAATATCACTTGGGGACTGGGGAAGATGAAAGGGATGGGGAATATGTcatttccaaaatattttacCAGCAACAAAACGTCAAGCATGGTGAAGTTACTGAACAGGAAATTCCTCAAATCGTCGATGCCGTAAAAGTCGATCCCCGTACTCCAAAGTCCGCAACTCCCGAGCCTCCTCGCGTTGAATGTAGATGCGTGAATGTTGATCAAGAACAGGATTCCGTTGTCATCTCCACAAGTGCCCTTGTTGAG GTTCCATCTGAATCTGATAAGTCAGACAAACACGATACGATCAAGCTAGACGGTTGCTCTGTTGAAGTGATCAACGATAACGAAAATAACATCGACGAAGAACCAAAATGGTGGGAAGGAGAGTCACAGAACATACTGAACTCCCAACAACTTGTGGAAGCATTGTCTCTATGTGATGATCTCCTTCAGAGCCAGTCGCCCCCTAGAGACGGGAACGCCAACAATGGCGCTTCACGGAgcaaatctttattttctgaatattcaaaattaggACCAGAGGATCTAAAGAAGGATTTAGAAGAGTGCCAAAATCTTGTCCTAGATCCAGGAAACATCGAACTCGACACACCTCCCGAGTTCCGACTTAGCCAGCTT GATTTTGGATCACAAGAGAGCTTCTTGGCTTGGGGTGGCAAGGCGGAGTAG
- the LOC111802283 gene encoding uncharacterized protein LOC111802283, whose translation MKMNSASIGGSKRRVSSRGLGDVIRQQRARLYIIRRCVVMLLCWHD comes from the coding sequence ATGAAGATGAATAGCGCGAGCATTGGAGGATCCAAAAGGAGGGTATCAAGCAGAGGCCTTGGCGATGTCATAAGACAGCAAAGAGCACGGCTTTACATTATAAGGCGTTGCGTTGTCATGCTTCTTTGTTGGCACGACTGA
- the LOC111802628 gene encoding SUPPRESSOR OF GAMMA RESPONSE 1 isoform X2 → MAGPSWLVDSNRIATKIRSASGTSHPRSVEWKSNPSRSCPNCQHTIDNSDVAQEWPGLPRGVKFDPSDQEIVWHLQAKVGIGGSRLHPFIDEFIPTVLEDDGICYTHPQKLPGVKQDGSVSHFFHRAIKAYNTGTRKRRKITGDDFGDVRWHKTGRTKPVVIDGVQKGCKKIMVLYMSFAKGGRAEKTNWVMHQYHLGTGEDERDGEYVISKIFYQQQNVKHGEVTEQEIPQIVDAVKVDPRTPKSATPEPPRVECRCVNVDQEQDSVVISTSALVEVPSESDKSDKHDTIKLDGCSVEVINDNENNIDEEPKWWEGESQNILNSQQLVEALSLCDDLLQSQSPPRDGNANNGASRSKSLFSEYSKLGPEDLKKDLEECQNLVLDPGNIELDTPPEFRLSQLDFGSQESFLAWGGKAE, encoded by the exons ATGGCTGG ACCATCATGGCTGGTAGATAGCAATAGAATTGCAACAAAAATTAGGAGTGCATCTGGAACCAGCCATCCTCGAAGTGTCGAATGGAAAAGCAACCCGAGCAGAAGTTGTCCAAATTGCCAACATACAATTGATAACAGTGAT GTTGCTCAAGAGTGGCCTGGATTACCTAGAGGAGTAAAATTTGATCCTTCTGATCAAGAAATTGTATGGCATCTGCAAGCCAAAGTTGGCATTGGTGGTTCAAGGCTGCATCCCTTTATTGATGAGTTCATACCAACTGTTCTTGAGGATGATGGCATATGCTATACCCATCCTCAAAAATTACCAG GTGTTAAGCAAGATGGCAGTGTATCTCACTTCTTTCACAGAGCAATCAAGGCATACAATACTGGAACTCGAAAGCGTCGGAAGATAACCGGCGATGATTTTGGTGATGTTCGCTGGCACAAGACCGGAAGGACAAAACCAGTGGTTATCGACGGGGTTCAGAAAGGGTGCAAGAAGATTATGGTTCTATACATGAGCTTTGCCAAAGGAGGTAGAGCTGAGAAAACCAATTGGGTTATGCACCAATATCACTTGGGGACTGGGGAAGATGAAAGGGATGGGGAATATGTcatttccaaaatattttacCAGCAACAAAACGTCAAGCATGGTGAAGTTACTGAACAGGAAATTCCTCAAATCGTCGATGCCGTAAAAGTCGATCCCCGTACTCCAAAGTCCGCAACTCCCGAGCCTCCTCGCGTTGAATGTAGATGCGTGAATGTTGATCAAGAACAGGATTCCGTTGTCATCTCCACAAGTGCCCTTGTTGAG GTTCCATCTGAATCTGATAAGTCAGACAAACACGATACGATCAAGCTAGACGGTTGCTCTGTTGAAGTGATCAACGATAACGAAAATAACATCGACGAAGAACCAAAATGGTGGGAAGGAGAGTCACAGAACATACTGAACTCCCAACAACTTGTGGAAGCATTGTCTCTATGTGATGATCTCCTTCAGAGCCAGTCGCCCCCTAGAGACGGGAACGCCAACAATGGCGCTTCACGGAgcaaatctttattttctgaatattcaaaattaggACCAGAGGATCTAAAGAAGGATTTAGAAGAGTGCCAAAATCTTGTCCTAGATCCAGGAAACATCGAACTCGACACACCTCCCGAGTTCCGACTTAGCCAGCTT GATTTTGGATCACAAGAGAGCTTCTTGGCTTGGGGTGGCAAGGCGGAGTAG